A window from Scleropages formosus chromosome 17, fSclFor1.1, whole genome shotgun sequence encodes these proteins:
- the specc1la gene encoding cytospin-A isoform X2 produces the protein MKKSTRPAVAKTQSSERGKAEGAAAGAAGKAATKTPSTAPLSKAKSNDDLLAAMTGTAPTANSTAKGKKSSSTQPPSTAASSGNPEGKARPSSSSSVKRGSTLATKEPSSSRDRMRNSRNTSSRKLSTMVTTSGPADALQTKRSRSRTLVESETRMSKSKSDGQIGDKVALEARVKDLLGLAKSKDVEILQLRSELRDMRAQLGLDDEPTACEGADGDADGRPHGKEAPAITAADVESTLLLLQDQNQSIREELNLLKNENRMLKDRLNALGFSLEQRQDGPDKLYGYQSASPDPVTDGGHSDRGGALASSVEGSAPGSMEDLLAEHQRSSSVDNLDSESSEVYQPVTSSDDALDAPSGSSSSSSESEGAPSRERSRKGSSGNTSEVSVACLTERIHQMEENQHSTAEELQATLQELADLQQITQELNGENERLGEEKVILMDSLCQQSDKLEHRGRQIEYLRSLLDEHHIAYTMDEDVKSGRYMELEQRYVELADNARFEREQLLGVQQHLSNTLKMAEQDNKEAQEIIGALKERNHHMERIVESERQERAAIAAALDEYKAAASSDQAELSRLRAQLEQERQKVAELYSIHNSGDKSDIRELLESVRLDKERAETKAVELQEELTHSRSEEARLRDTLNKLDEEFRDFRDGVQKQLAEQKRTLEKQREELEEKDTEIGDMKETIFELEDEVEQHRALKLHDNLIISDLENSVKKLQDQKHDMEREIKILHRRLREESAEWRQFQADLQTAVVIANDIKSEAQEEIGDLRRRLQEAQEKNEKLSKELEEVKNRKQDEERGRVYNYMNAVERDLAALRQGMGLSRRSSTSSEPSPTVKTLIKSFDSASQAPVPTAAPPTPTPAATALPRTPLSPSPLKTPPAAAVSPIQRHSISGTMSAPKPLSALADKRPSYTEISVPEHLLRGSTGSRPSSALQRVSNLEPSKAISVSRRSSEEVKRDISAPESSASASLMAMGATPSQLSLSTSSPTASVTPTTRSRLREERKDPLSALAREYGGSKRNALLKWCQKKTEGYQFVFLSSPQNIDITNFSSSWNDGLAFCAVLHTYLPAHIPYHELNSQDKRRNFTLAFQAAESVGIKSTLDINEMVRTERPDWQSVMTYVTAIYKYFET, from the exons ATGAAGAAGTCAACAAGGCCAGCTGTCGCTAAGACCCAGAGCTCTGAGCGGGGCAAGGCCGAGGGTGCGGCAGCGGGCGCAGCGGGCAAAGCTGCCACCAAGACCCCCAGCACAGCACCATTATCCAAG GCTAAAAGCAACGACGACCTGCTGGCAGCCATGACGGGGACAGCCCCGACTGCTAACAGCACTGCTAAGGGCAAGAAAAGCAGTTCTACACAGCCACCCTCGACAGCGGCCTCCTCTGGGAACCCAGAAGGGAAGGCCAGGCCCAGCTCTA GCTCTTCAGTGAAACGCGGGAGCACTTTAGCAACCAAAGAGCCCAGCTCGTCCCGGGACCGCATGCGGAACTCCAGGAATACGAGTAGCCGGAAGCTCTCCACAATGGTGACGACATCGGGGCCCGCTGATGCCTTGCAGACCAAGCGCTCCCGCAGCCGCACCCTAGTAGAGTCTGAGACCCGTATGAGCAAGTCCAAGTCGGACGGGCAAATTGGTGACAAAGTGGCACTGGAGGCCCGGGTGAAGGACCTGCTGGGGCTGGCCAAGAGCAAGGACGTTGAGATCCTTCAGCTGCGCAGCGAGCTCCGGGATATGCGTGCGCAGCTGGGCCTGGACGATGAGCCGACTGCCTGTGAGGGTGCAGATGGCGATGCAGACGGCCGACCCCACGGCAAGGAAGCTCCTGCAATCACGGCTGCTGACGTGGAGTccacactgctgctgctccaggacCAAAATCAGAGTATCCGTGAGGAACTGAACCTGCTGAAGAACGAGAACCGCATGCTGAAGGACAGGCTCAACGCTCTGGGATTTTCCCTGGAGCAACGGCAGGACGGGCCTGACAAGCTCTACGGGTACCAGTCGGCCAGCCCTGACCCAGTGACAGACGGCGGGCACAGCGACCGGGGCGGTGCCCTTGCCTCCTCAGTAGAGGGTTCCGCCCCTGGCTCCATGGAGGACCTGCTTGCTGAGCACCAGCGCAGCAGCTCTGTGGACAACCTGGACAGCGAGTCTAGTGAGGTGTACCAGCCTGTCACCTCGAGTGATGACGCCCTGGACGCCCCATCCGGCTCCTCGTCTTCGTCCTCTGAGTCGGAAGGCGCCCCTAGCCGAGAGCGCTCCCGCAAGGGCAGCAGTGGAAACACCAGTGAGGTGTCGGTGGCCTGCCTGACGGAGCGAATCCACCAGATGGAGGAGAACCAGCACAGCACGGCCGAGGAACTCCAGGCCACCCTGCAGGAGCTGGCCGACCTTCAGCAGATAACCCAGGAGCTCAATGGCGAGAATGAGCGCCTGGGTGAGGAGAAAGTCATCCTTATGGACTCACTGTGCCAACAGAGCGACAAGCTGGAGCACCGTGGCCGGCAGATCGAGTACTTGCGCTCCCTTCTGGATGAGCATCACATTGCCTACACCATGGACGAGGACGTGAAGAGCGGGCGCTACATGGAACTGGAGCAGCGCTACGTGGAACTGGCCGATAACGCCCGCTTCGAACGTGAGCAGCTGCTTGGCGTGCAGCAGCATCTCAGCAACACGCTAAAGATGGCTGAACAGGACAATAAGGAGGCGCAGGAGATCATTGGTGCACTGAAGGAGCGCAACCACCACATGGAGCGCATCGTCGAGTCCGAACGGCAGGAGCGTGCGGCTATAGCGGCCGCCCTGGACGAGTACAAGGCGGCGGCGAGCAGCGACCAGGCTGAGTTGAGCCGCCTCCGggcacagctggagcaggagaggCAGAAGGTCGCCGAGCTCTACTCCATCCACAACTCCGGGGACAAAAGCGACATCCGGGAGCTGCTGGAGAGCGTGCGGCTAGACAAGGAACGAGCGGAGACCAAGGCTGttgagctgcaggaggagctgaCCCATTCCCGCAGCGAGGAGGCCCGTCTCCGGGACACACTGAACAAG CTGGATGAGGAGTTCCGGGACTTCCGTGACGGGGTGCAGAAGCAGCTGGCAGAGCAAAAACGGACGCTCGAGAAGCAGcgcgaggagctggaggagaaggacacAGAGATTGGGGACATGAAGGAAACCATCTTTGAGCTGGAGGATGAGGTGGAGCAACACCGTGCCCTCAAGCTGCATGACAACCTCATCATCTCAGACCTGGAGA ACTCAGTGAAGAAGTTGCAGGACCAGAAGCACGACATGGAGCGCGAGATTAAGATTTTACACCGCAGACTGCGA GAGGAATCAGCGGAGTGGCGCCAGTTCCAAGCCGACCTGCAAACAGCTGTTGTCATCGCGAATGATATCAAGTCGGAGGCACAGGAGGAGATTGGGGACCTCCGGCGACGCCTCCAGGAGGCCcaggagaagaatgagaagttgagcaaggagctggaggaggtcaAGAACCGCAA GCAGGATGAGGAGAGGGGCCGTGTGTACAACTACATGAACGCTGTGGAGAGGGACCTGGCTGCCCTCCGCCAGGGAATGGGTCTCAGCCGCCGCTCGTCCACCTCTTCGGAACCCTCGCCCACAGTCAAGACCCTCATCAAGTCCTTTGACAGTGCCTCACAAG CTCCTGTTCCCACTGCAGCGCCCCCTACACCCACACCTGCTGCCACAGCCCTGCCCCGAACCCCTCTGAGTCCCAGCCCACTGAAGACCCCCCCAGCAGCTGCTGTGTCACCTATACAG AGACACTCGATAAGCGGGACCATGTCAGCGCCAAAGCCTCTCTCAGCACTCGCTGACAAGAGGCCTAGCTACACGGAGATCAGCGTCCCAG AGCACCTCCTTCGAGGGAGCACTGGAAGTCGGCCCAGCTCCGCCCTGCAGAGAGTGAGCAACCTGGAGCCTTCCAAGGCCATCTCAG TGTCCCGCCGCAGCAGTGAGGAGGTGAAGAGGGACATCAGTGCCCCAGAGAGCAGTGCTTCCGCCTCACTTATGGCTATGGGTGCCACCCCCTCGCAGCTCTCCCTGTCCACATCCTCCCCCACGGCATCCGTGACCCCTACCACCCGCAGCCGCCTGCG GGAGGAGCGGAAAGACCCCCTCTCCGCTCTGGCCAGGGAGTATGGTGGCTCCAAGAGGAACGCGCTGCTCAAGTGGTGCCAGAAGAAGACTGAAGGATACCAG tttgtgtttctctcttcCCCCCAGAACATCGACATAACCAActtcagcagcagctggaacgATGGACTTGCCTTCTGCGCGGTCCTGCACACCTACCTGCCGGCACACATCCCCTACCATGAGCTCAACAGCCAGGACAAA AGACGGAACTTCACACTGGCCTTTCAGGCTGCTGAGAGCGTGGGGATCAAGTCCACATTG GACATCAACGAGATGGTGCGCACGGAGCGGCCCGACTGGCAGAGCGTCATGACCTACGTCACGGCCATATACAAGTACTTTGAAACCTGA
- the specc1la gene encoding cytospin-A isoform X1: MKKSTRPAVAKTQSSERGKAEGAAAGAAGKAATKTPSTAPLSKAKSNDDLLAAMTGTAPTANSTAKGKKSSSTQPPSTAASSGNPEGKARPSSSSSVKRGSTLATKEPSSSRDRMRNSRNTSSRKLSTMVTTSGPADALQTKRSRSRTLVESETRMSKSKSDGQIGDKVALEARVKDLLGLAKSKDVEILQLRSELRDMRAQLGLDDEPTACEGADGDADGRPHGKEAPAITAADVESTLLLLQDQNQSIREELNLLKNENRMLKDRLNALGFSLEQRQDGPDKLYGYQSASPDPVTDGGHSDRGGALASSVEGSAPGSMEDLLAEHQRSSSVDNLDSESSEVYQPVTSSDDALDAPSGSSSSSSESEGAPSRERSRKGSSGNTSEVSVACLTERIHQMEENQHSTAEELQATLQELADLQQITQELNGENERLGEEKVILMDSLCQQSDKLEHRGRQIEYLRSLLDEHHIAYTMDEDVKSGRYMELEQRYVELADNARFEREQLLGVQQHLSNTLKMAEQDNKEAQEIIGALKERNHHMERIVESERQERAAIAAALDEYKAAASSDQAELSRLRAQLEQERQKVAELYSIHNSGDKSDIRELLESVRLDKERAETKAVELQEELTHSRSEEARLRDTLNKLDEEFRDFRDGVQKQLAEQKRTLEKQREELEEKDTEIGDMKETIFELEDEVEQHRALKLHDNLIISDLENSVKKLQDQKHDMEREIKILHRRLREESAEWRQFQADLQTAVVIANDIKSEAQEEIGDLRRRLQEAQEKNEKLSKELEEVKNRKQDEERGRVYNYMNAVERDLAALRQGMGLSRRSSTSSEPSPTVKTLIKSFDSASQAPVPTAAPPTPTPAATALPRTPLSPSPLKTPPAAAVSPIQRHSISGTMSAPKPLSALADKRPSYTEISVPAEHLLRGSTGSRPSSALQRVSNLEPSKAISVSRRSSEEVKRDISAPESSASASLMAMGATPSQLSLSTSSPTASVTPTTRSRLREERKDPLSALAREYGGSKRNALLKWCQKKTEGYQFVFLSSPQNIDITNFSSSWNDGLAFCAVLHTYLPAHIPYHELNSQDKRRNFTLAFQAAESVGIKSTLDINEMVRTERPDWQSVMTYVTAIYKYFET, encoded by the exons ATGAAGAAGTCAACAAGGCCAGCTGTCGCTAAGACCCAGAGCTCTGAGCGGGGCAAGGCCGAGGGTGCGGCAGCGGGCGCAGCGGGCAAAGCTGCCACCAAGACCCCCAGCACAGCACCATTATCCAAG GCTAAAAGCAACGACGACCTGCTGGCAGCCATGACGGGGACAGCCCCGACTGCTAACAGCACTGCTAAGGGCAAGAAAAGCAGTTCTACACAGCCACCCTCGACAGCGGCCTCCTCTGGGAACCCAGAAGGGAAGGCCAGGCCCAGCTCTA GCTCTTCAGTGAAACGCGGGAGCACTTTAGCAACCAAAGAGCCCAGCTCGTCCCGGGACCGCATGCGGAACTCCAGGAATACGAGTAGCCGGAAGCTCTCCACAATGGTGACGACATCGGGGCCCGCTGATGCCTTGCAGACCAAGCGCTCCCGCAGCCGCACCCTAGTAGAGTCTGAGACCCGTATGAGCAAGTCCAAGTCGGACGGGCAAATTGGTGACAAAGTGGCACTGGAGGCCCGGGTGAAGGACCTGCTGGGGCTGGCCAAGAGCAAGGACGTTGAGATCCTTCAGCTGCGCAGCGAGCTCCGGGATATGCGTGCGCAGCTGGGCCTGGACGATGAGCCGACTGCCTGTGAGGGTGCAGATGGCGATGCAGACGGCCGACCCCACGGCAAGGAAGCTCCTGCAATCACGGCTGCTGACGTGGAGTccacactgctgctgctccaggacCAAAATCAGAGTATCCGTGAGGAACTGAACCTGCTGAAGAACGAGAACCGCATGCTGAAGGACAGGCTCAACGCTCTGGGATTTTCCCTGGAGCAACGGCAGGACGGGCCTGACAAGCTCTACGGGTACCAGTCGGCCAGCCCTGACCCAGTGACAGACGGCGGGCACAGCGACCGGGGCGGTGCCCTTGCCTCCTCAGTAGAGGGTTCCGCCCCTGGCTCCATGGAGGACCTGCTTGCTGAGCACCAGCGCAGCAGCTCTGTGGACAACCTGGACAGCGAGTCTAGTGAGGTGTACCAGCCTGTCACCTCGAGTGATGACGCCCTGGACGCCCCATCCGGCTCCTCGTCTTCGTCCTCTGAGTCGGAAGGCGCCCCTAGCCGAGAGCGCTCCCGCAAGGGCAGCAGTGGAAACACCAGTGAGGTGTCGGTGGCCTGCCTGACGGAGCGAATCCACCAGATGGAGGAGAACCAGCACAGCACGGCCGAGGAACTCCAGGCCACCCTGCAGGAGCTGGCCGACCTTCAGCAGATAACCCAGGAGCTCAATGGCGAGAATGAGCGCCTGGGTGAGGAGAAAGTCATCCTTATGGACTCACTGTGCCAACAGAGCGACAAGCTGGAGCACCGTGGCCGGCAGATCGAGTACTTGCGCTCCCTTCTGGATGAGCATCACATTGCCTACACCATGGACGAGGACGTGAAGAGCGGGCGCTACATGGAACTGGAGCAGCGCTACGTGGAACTGGCCGATAACGCCCGCTTCGAACGTGAGCAGCTGCTTGGCGTGCAGCAGCATCTCAGCAACACGCTAAAGATGGCTGAACAGGACAATAAGGAGGCGCAGGAGATCATTGGTGCACTGAAGGAGCGCAACCACCACATGGAGCGCATCGTCGAGTCCGAACGGCAGGAGCGTGCGGCTATAGCGGCCGCCCTGGACGAGTACAAGGCGGCGGCGAGCAGCGACCAGGCTGAGTTGAGCCGCCTCCGggcacagctggagcaggagaggCAGAAGGTCGCCGAGCTCTACTCCATCCACAACTCCGGGGACAAAAGCGACATCCGGGAGCTGCTGGAGAGCGTGCGGCTAGACAAGGAACGAGCGGAGACCAAGGCTGttgagctgcaggaggagctgaCCCATTCCCGCAGCGAGGAGGCCCGTCTCCGGGACACACTGAACAAG CTGGATGAGGAGTTCCGGGACTTCCGTGACGGGGTGCAGAAGCAGCTGGCAGAGCAAAAACGGACGCTCGAGAAGCAGcgcgaggagctggaggagaaggacacAGAGATTGGGGACATGAAGGAAACCATCTTTGAGCTGGAGGATGAGGTGGAGCAACACCGTGCCCTCAAGCTGCATGACAACCTCATCATCTCAGACCTGGAGA ACTCAGTGAAGAAGTTGCAGGACCAGAAGCACGACATGGAGCGCGAGATTAAGATTTTACACCGCAGACTGCGA GAGGAATCAGCGGAGTGGCGCCAGTTCCAAGCCGACCTGCAAACAGCTGTTGTCATCGCGAATGATATCAAGTCGGAGGCACAGGAGGAGATTGGGGACCTCCGGCGACGCCTCCAGGAGGCCcaggagaagaatgagaagttgagcaaggagctggaggaggtcaAGAACCGCAA GCAGGATGAGGAGAGGGGCCGTGTGTACAACTACATGAACGCTGTGGAGAGGGACCTGGCTGCCCTCCGCCAGGGAATGGGTCTCAGCCGCCGCTCGTCCACCTCTTCGGAACCCTCGCCCACAGTCAAGACCCTCATCAAGTCCTTTGACAGTGCCTCACAAG CTCCTGTTCCCACTGCAGCGCCCCCTACACCCACACCTGCTGCCACAGCCCTGCCCCGAACCCCTCTGAGTCCCAGCCCACTGAAGACCCCCCCAGCAGCTGCTGTGTCACCTATACAG AGACACTCGATAAGCGGGACCATGTCAGCGCCAAAGCCTCTCTCAGCACTCGCTGACAAGAGGCCTAGCTACACGGAGATCAGCGTCCCAG CAGAGCACCTCCTTCGAGGGAGCACTGGAAGTCGGCCCAGCTCCGCCCTGCAGAGAGTGAGCAACCTGGAGCCTTCCAAGGCCATCTCAG TGTCCCGCCGCAGCAGTGAGGAGGTGAAGAGGGACATCAGTGCCCCAGAGAGCAGTGCTTCCGCCTCACTTATGGCTATGGGTGCCACCCCCTCGCAGCTCTCCCTGTCCACATCCTCCCCCACGGCATCCGTGACCCCTACCACCCGCAGCCGCCTGCG GGAGGAGCGGAAAGACCCCCTCTCCGCTCTGGCCAGGGAGTATGGTGGCTCCAAGAGGAACGCGCTGCTCAAGTGGTGCCAGAAGAAGACTGAAGGATACCAG tttgtgtttctctcttcCCCCCAGAACATCGACATAACCAActtcagcagcagctggaacgATGGACTTGCCTTCTGCGCGGTCCTGCACACCTACCTGCCGGCACACATCCCCTACCATGAGCTCAACAGCCAGGACAAA AGACGGAACTTCACACTGGCCTTTCAGGCTGCTGAGAGCGTGGGGATCAAGTCCACATTG GACATCAACGAGATGGTGCGCACGGAGCGGCCCGACTGGCAGAGCGTCATGACCTACGTCACGGCCATATACAAGTACTTTGAAACCTGA
- the specc1la gene encoding cytospin-A isoform X4, whose amino-acid sequence MKKSTRPAVAKTQSSERGKAEGAAAGAAGKAATKTPSTAPLSKAKSNDDLLAAMTGTAPTANSTAKGKKSSSTQPPSTAASSGNPEGKARPSSSSSVKRGSTLATKEPSSSRDRMRNSRNTSSRKLSTMVTTSGPADALQTKRSRSRTLVESETRMSKSKSDGQIGDKVALEARVKDLLGLAKSKDVEILQLRSELRDMRAQLGLDDEPTACEGADGDADGRPHGKEAPAITAADVESTLLLLQDQNQSIREELNLLKNENRMLKDRLNALGFSLEQRQDGPDKLYGYQSASPDPVTDGGHSDRGGALASSVEGSAPGSMEDLLAEHQRSSSVDNLDSESSEVYQPVTSSDDALDAPSGSSSSSSESEGAPSRERSRKGSSGNTSEVSVACLTERIHQMEENQHSTAEELQATLQELADLQQITQELNGENERLGEEKVILMDSLCQQSDKLEHRGRQIEYLRSLLDEHHIAYTMDEDVKSGRYMELEQRYVELADNARFEREQLLGVQQHLSNTLKMAEQDNKEAQEIIGALKERNHHMERIVESERQERAAIAAALDEYKAAASSDQAELSRLRAQLEQERQKVAELYSIHNSGDKSDIRELLESVRLDKERAETKAVELQEELTHSRSEEARLRDTLNKLDEEFRDFRDGVQKQLAEQKRTLEKQREELEEKDTEIGDMKETIFELEDEVEQHRALKLHDNLIISDLENSVKKLQDQKHDMEREIKILHRRLREESAEWRQFQADLQTAVVIANDIKSEAQEEIGDLRRRLQEAQEKNEKLSKELEEVKNRKQDEERGRVYNYMNAVERDLAALRQGMGLSRRSSTSSEPSPTVKTLIKSFDSASQAPVPTAAPPTPTPAATALPRTPLSPSPLKTPPAAAVSPIQRHSISGTMSAPKPLSALADKRPSYTEISVPEHLLRGSTGSRPSSALQRVSNLEPSKAISVSRRSSEEVKRDISAPESSASASLMAMGATPSQLSLSTSSPTASVTPTTRSRLREERKDPLSALAREYGGSKRNALLKWCQKKTEGYQNIDITNFSSSWNDGLAFCAVLHTYLPAHIPYHELNSQDKRRNFTLAFQAAESVGIKSTLDINEMVRTERPDWQSVMTYVTAIYKYFET is encoded by the exons ATGAAGAAGTCAACAAGGCCAGCTGTCGCTAAGACCCAGAGCTCTGAGCGGGGCAAGGCCGAGGGTGCGGCAGCGGGCGCAGCGGGCAAAGCTGCCACCAAGACCCCCAGCACAGCACCATTATCCAAG GCTAAAAGCAACGACGACCTGCTGGCAGCCATGACGGGGACAGCCCCGACTGCTAACAGCACTGCTAAGGGCAAGAAAAGCAGTTCTACACAGCCACCCTCGACAGCGGCCTCCTCTGGGAACCCAGAAGGGAAGGCCAGGCCCAGCTCTA GCTCTTCAGTGAAACGCGGGAGCACTTTAGCAACCAAAGAGCCCAGCTCGTCCCGGGACCGCATGCGGAACTCCAGGAATACGAGTAGCCGGAAGCTCTCCACAATGGTGACGACATCGGGGCCCGCTGATGCCTTGCAGACCAAGCGCTCCCGCAGCCGCACCCTAGTAGAGTCTGAGACCCGTATGAGCAAGTCCAAGTCGGACGGGCAAATTGGTGACAAAGTGGCACTGGAGGCCCGGGTGAAGGACCTGCTGGGGCTGGCCAAGAGCAAGGACGTTGAGATCCTTCAGCTGCGCAGCGAGCTCCGGGATATGCGTGCGCAGCTGGGCCTGGACGATGAGCCGACTGCCTGTGAGGGTGCAGATGGCGATGCAGACGGCCGACCCCACGGCAAGGAAGCTCCTGCAATCACGGCTGCTGACGTGGAGTccacactgctgctgctccaggacCAAAATCAGAGTATCCGTGAGGAACTGAACCTGCTGAAGAACGAGAACCGCATGCTGAAGGACAGGCTCAACGCTCTGGGATTTTCCCTGGAGCAACGGCAGGACGGGCCTGACAAGCTCTACGGGTACCAGTCGGCCAGCCCTGACCCAGTGACAGACGGCGGGCACAGCGACCGGGGCGGTGCCCTTGCCTCCTCAGTAGAGGGTTCCGCCCCTGGCTCCATGGAGGACCTGCTTGCTGAGCACCAGCGCAGCAGCTCTGTGGACAACCTGGACAGCGAGTCTAGTGAGGTGTACCAGCCTGTCACCTCGAGTGATGACGCCCTGGACGCCCCATCCGGCTCCTCGTCTTCGTCCTCTGAGTCGGAAGGCGCCCCTAGCCGAGAGCGCTCCCGCAAGGGCAGCAGTGGAAACACCAGTGAGGTGTCGGTGGCCTGCCTGACGGAGCGAATCCACCAGATGGAGGAGAACCAGCACAGCACGGCCGAGGAACTCCAGGCCACCCTGCAGGAGCTGGCCGACCTTCAGCAGATAACCCAGGAGCTCAATGGCGAGAATGAGCGCCTGGGTGAGGAGAAAGTCATCCTTATGGACTCACTGTGCCAACAGAGCGACAAGCTGGAGCACCGTGGCCGGCAGATCGAGTACTTGCGCTCCCTTCTGGATGAGCATCACATTGCCTACACCATGGACGAGGACGTGAAGAGCGGGCGCTACATGGAACTGGAGCAGCGCTACGTGGAACTGGCCGATAACGCCCGCTTCGAACGTGAGCAGCTGCTTGGCGTGCAGCAGCATCTCAGCAACACGCTAAAGATGGCTGAACAGGACAATAAGGAGGCGCAGGAGATCATTGGTGCACTGAAGGAGCGCAACCACCACATGGAGCGCATCGTCGAGTCCGAACGGCAGGAGCGTGCGGCTATAGCGGCCGCCCTGGACGAGTACAAGGCGGCGGCGAGCAGCGACCAGGCTGAGTTGAGCCGCCTCCGggcacagctggagcaggagaggCAGAAGGTCGCCGAGCTCTACTCCATCCACAACTCCGGGGACAAAAGCGACATCCGGGAGCTGCTGGAGAGCGTGCGGCTAGACAAGGAACGAGCGGAGACCAAGGCTGttgagctgcaggaggagctgaCCCATTCCCGCAGCGAGGAGGCCCGTCTCCGGGACACACTGAACAAG CTGGATGAGGAGTTCCGGGACTTCCGTGACGGGGTGCAGAAGCAGCTGGCAGAGCAAAAACGGACGCTCGAGAAGCAGcgcgaggagctggaggagaaggacacAGAGATTGGGGACATGAAGGAAACCATCTTTGAGCTGGAGGATGAGGTGGAGCAACACCGTGCCCTCAAGCTGCATGACAACCTCATCATCTCAGACCTGGAGA ACTCAGTGAAGAAGTTGCAGGACCAGAAGCACGACATGGAGCGCGAGATTAAGATTTTACACCGCAGACTGCGA GAGGAATCAGCGGAGTGGCGCCAGTTCCAAGCCGACCTGCAAACAGCTGTTGTCATCGCGAATGATATCAAGTCGGAGGCACAGGAGGAGATTGGGGACCTCCGGCGACGCCTCCAGGAGGCCcaggagaagaatgagaagttgagcaaggagctggaggaggtcaAGAACCGCAA GCAGGATGAGGAGAGGGGCCGTGTGTACAACTACATGAACGCTGTGGAGAGGGACCTGGCTGCCCTCCGCCAGGGAATGGGTCTCAGCCGCCGCTCGTCCACCTCTTCGGAACCCTCGCCCACAGTCAAGACCCTCATCAAGTCCTTTGACAGTGCCTCACAAG CTCCTGTTCCCACTGCAGCGCCCCCTACACCCACACCTGCTGCCACAGCCCTGCCCCGAACCCCTCTGAGTCCCAGCCCACTGAAGACCCCCCCAGCAGCTGCTGTGTCACCTATACAG AGACACTCGATAAGCGGGACCATGTCAGCGCCAAAGCCTCTCTCAGCACTCGCTGACAAGAGGCCTAGCTACACGGAGATCAGCGTCCCAG AGCACCTCCTTCGAGGGAGCACTGGAAGTCGGCCCAGCTCCGCCCTGCAGAGAGTGAGCAACCTGGAGCCTTCCAAGGCCATCTCAG TGTCCCGCCGCAGCAGTGAGGAGGTGAAGAGGGACATCAGTGCCCCAGAGAGCAGTGCTTCCGCCTCACTTATGGCTATGGGTGCCACCCCCTCGCAGCTCTCCCTGTCCACATCCTCCCCCACGGCATCCGTGACCCCTACCACCCGCAGCCGCCTGCG GGAGGAGCGGAAAGACCCCCTCTCCGCTCTGGCCAGGGAGTATGGTGGCTCCAAGAGGAACGCGCTGCTCAAGTGGTGCCAGAAGAAGACTGAAGGATACCAG AACATCGACATAACCAActtcagcagcagctggaacgATGGACTTGCCTTCTGCGCGGTCCTGCACACCTACCTGCCGGCACACATCCCCTACCATGAGCTCAACAGCCAGGACAAA AGACGGAACTTCACACTGGCCTTTCAGGCTGCTGAGAGCGTGGGGATCAAGTCCACATTG GACATCAACGAGATGGTGCGCACGGAGCGGCCCGACTGGCAGAGCGTCATGACCTACGTCACGGCCATATACAAGTACTTTGAAACCTGA